Within Triticum aestivum cultivar Chinese Spring unplaced genomic scaffold, IWGSC CS RefSeq v2.1 scaffold45282, whole genome shotgun sequence, the genomic segment ATGTAAGCTTTAGTAATGCACCTAACATGAAGATGTGTGTAATTACAATTAATTTTGTCCCTATAATGAGTCTTCATATACCGTGGATGCTCTACACTTTCAAGTATTTTTGTCCCTATAATGGGTCTTCTTATACAATGGATTCCCTACACTTTTTGCTGCCACATGTCTATCCTTACTTTTTCCCATGAGCGTGCTTCTCATACCTGGTTTATTTGTCTATCTTTTTATTTCAGAAGTATAGGTTGCACTTGAGAAGAGTCAAACCAAATCCAGTTGGTGATGCCTCTGAAAGACATAACTCATCCTACAACAACATGAACAACCAGGGGAGTTTCATGCGTAACCATGAACATGAAAGATGGTGTACGTCCTCTGGTCTTTTAAGTCCAAACAATTTTTCTGCAATGGGTCACTTAGCTCAGCCGGCGAACACACATAGAAACTCGTGCACGGGGTCATTCATCCATGATGGTAGAATGTATAAGTATGTCGCACCAAAACTGTCGGATGCGGGAAGATTCGCTCGCTGCATTGACCCTCCTGCCAACCTATACAACAACATACCCAATGAAACAACTTTAGATGAATTTCCTTCATATAGTTTTGGCGATTCCTATGCTGGCCGCATGCGTGGTAAGCTGGTGGAGACAAACAAAGGCAAGTTTCCAGACCCTTCATACAATTCTGCAACACATGCGACATTGACTGGTGTTCTTCATAGAGGTATAATATCTCCCATCTCATCAAATGTGAACGTAGAGGTGCAAAATGAAATGGGAACGGTCATGAGAAATGCTACATCTATGGCAGGCTTCAATGAGCAGATTGTTCCAAAAAATGCACATAGCAACCAAAGCTTCGTAGGGATGTTGAATGCCTGCGGCAGTCGTCCAGTGTCATTATCTGAGATGGTTAAGGGAGGGAGCAGCAGTATACCAGTAGATGGCTTGAGTGAGCGGATGACACCATTCAACATAGCAAAAAACACAAGCTCAATCGGAATGATGTTGAATGAAAACACCGCACCTGGTAACAGTAGAATCTCAATGACACATACATATATGGTTAATAGTGGAAGAAATATTTCTACACTTTCCAACCATCAGACAGAAAATGTCGTCGCAATGACTGACAAGCTTGATGGCCAGGATGCAGTTAGCAATCACCCTATGCAAGTGGGTACTATTGGTCAGCATGCACTTAATGATCAATTTAATGACATCAATGACTTCTCATGGGATGATTTTTTTCTCAACCCGCTGGATGCAGTAAGTACTTTTCTCGTTGGCTTTTATCTAGGCATTGGATATGAATTGTTGAGTTGGACATGTGTATTTAAATCGAAGTTTTCTTTCTCACTGTAGGATTTCACTATCGAGGATGATTTGATGGGTGGAGAAGAATAGTTTGTCTATTAGCCCAACCTATGCATGCGATGTTTTCTGCATGTGCGTTGGCCACTTGTACACTAATCATTTGTCTGTTCTTGCACATTGTATCATGAAATTGTGTGTACCGGTGTATTCTAGTTGGAAGCATGGTCTTACTGGGTAATCTATTTTACATGAGCTTTAGATTTTAAGTTGGTGTTGTATTTAGAGATCCTAAATGATGTTCTATTATGTTATGTCAATTGTAGTTAGTTTAGTTATCTTTGTTACCATACGATGCATCTCTTTTCCGAGAGAACCTTGCAAACTAAAAAGCAGGTTACCCTATCTACGAGAAGGGCCTTAGGACCCATGCTTCAGACACACCCGAATGAAAATGTATGATCGATTTGACTGATCATACTGTTTCAATGCACCAAAACAATTAGGTGAGAATTGAGATGTGGCCGGGTATTAATTTGAGATATCATCTCCAAGACCCTCTTTTGTATTACACAGATGATATCATCTATAGCTCCAGCATCGGGAgaaaacaacaaaaacaaaacCAAGACCGGGCCACAAACAGATATGTTGACATTTGACAATGGAatgaaaacagaaatagaaaggtTCGTGGAGGTGAATGAAAACAGAAAAGGCACTAAACAACAGACATCTATCTCCTGTAGGATatatatttctttctcttctttgtaAACGATAtatctttctttctctctcttgttTGTAAGCAAGAGATGTAACGCATGCACAAGTATAAGAGTTTAGGGCACTACATTTTCACGTTACCATGCTAGTAGGTAGGGTAGGGATCTGACCGCTGAGACGATGAATGTACACTCTCTCTTTGCCTGGTCAAAGGAAGTAAGAAGCAAGAGCCTCTCCGTTGTAATTAAGATGATATATTTGGAGATATATTTGGGATGCatgtatttggtagtctaggatttgtattccgtctcctaccttatctctaggagaggcgtcttgcccttcaagtcttgtactcaatatatactcgccctcgaggctcaataatacatccatcatattccgccaATCCCTTCTtccccttctaacatggtatcagctaACCGATCCAAACCGTAGCCGCCCCCACCGCTTCCGCCCTGCGTGCTGCCCACGGGGCGGTCGGCCGTCATGACTGC encodes:
- the LOC123176449 gene encoding uncharacterized protein: KYRLHLRRVKPNPVGDASERHNSSYNNMNNQGSFMRNHEHERWCTSSGLLSPNNFSAMGHLAQPANTHRNSCTGSFIHDGRMYKYVAPKLSDAGRFARCIDPPANLYNNIPNETTLDEFPSYSFGDSYAGRMRGKLVETNKGKFPDPSYNSATHATLTGVLHRGIISPISSNVNVEVQNEMGTVMRNATSMAGFNEQIVPKNAHSNQSFVGMLNACGSRPVSLSEMVKGGSSSIPVDGLSERMTPFNIAKNTSSIGMMLNENTAPGNSRISMTHTYMVNSGRNISTLSNHQTENVVAMTDKLDGQDAVSNHPMQVGTIGQHALNDQFNDINDFSWDDFFLNPLDADFTIEDDLMGGEE